The sequence GGCAGAGAATTCCGCGGGTCTCACCACGGATCAGCTCGCCGACTTCGCATCGCAGGTCGGCGCTGACGATGCGGTCTCGTGCATCACTGACGAGACCTATCGCAAGTTCGGAGCGGCGCAGGCGAAGGCTCATGAAATCGGGGGCACGCCGACCATCGAGGTCAACGGCAAGCGCCTCGACCTGCAGGCCGGCGAGATCACCGAGATGGAGAAGCTGATCGGTTGATCCGACAGCTGTCCGCCACGGGCGGTCAAGTTGCCGGATGACTCCGGAGCGTCTAACATAGATCTTTGGTGCTTTGTGCCTTGATTCGGCGTGTCCGTCGGCGCAGCACCACAAACCCAATCACCCACCGCAGATCGACCGATCTGCAGAAGCGTCAGCGAGGCTATGGCTAAGAAAGACGGTGTCATCGAGATCGAGGGCGTGATCTCCGAGGCTCTGCCCAACGCGATGTTCCGCGTTGAGCTCAGCAACGGACACAAGGTCCTTGCAACGATCTCCGGCAAGATGCGGCAGAACTACATCCGTATCATCCCCGAGGACCGTGTGGTCGTGGAGCTCAGCCCCTACGACCTGACCCGCGGCCGTATCGTCTACCGCTACCGCTGATCGGTCGAG is a genomic window of Microbacterium maritypicum containing:
- the infA gene encoding translation initiation factor IF-1 → MAKKDGVIEIEGVISEALPNAMFRVELSNGHKVLATISGKMRQNYIRIIPEDRVVVELSPYDLTRGRIVYRYR